The following proteins are encoded in a genomic region of Takifugu rubripes chromosome 9, fTakRub1.2, whole genome shotgun sequence:
- the sigirr gene encoding single Ig IL-1-related receptor precursor (The RefSeq protein has 5 substitutions compared to this genomic sequence) encodes MALTVALVLVCAHLWNRSFPAAAQSCVDESRVQEHVVAAGPQEPPYRLNCPLEPPSPLFKPAWQKDCRRLPGQDGKAYLDFASVSLEDQGNYTCVHQGNSTASFTQRLLVKESSCTKAPVFKPNGNVTTYLGHVGSEVTLNCTALLYVEPGEEQCDTTLQWRRESRPLGNHTLYMQNTTSWSPVVGQLMVNSLLTISLTEHDDMGTYSCTIRNSSLQFHVRSISTGGPTHTAAVVAAILLLLFLGVAAVVFSRCHLNIKLWYRNSYGDYELNDGKLYDAYISYVNNDHDRKFVNFILKPYLETKNAYKVHLNDNDVLPGGEPSAELLMNMSRSRRLIVLLSYAYLEQEWCYANFRQGLLRLLELCQHPAIVIVLEGQSKRMRPDIKQLIGEHHHRLTVLTWRHNSVIPSSVFWKELALAMPRRVVYRSQSAGDPQTMLQDDKDPMLTLNPDYLDCHSDTDPAGDLGLHLPVYKALACKAPVLPAVPTTATEPKPSDIDVSDLGSRNYATRSDFYCLVSEADI; translated from the exons ATGGCGTTAACTGTCGCCCTCGTACTGGTGTGCGCCCATCTATGGAACAGGAGCTTCCTCGCGGCTG CTCAGTCGTGCGTGGATGAGTCCAGAGTGCAGGAGCACGTGGTCGCTGCGGGTCCCCAGGAGCCTCCTTACCGGCTGAACTGCCCCCTGgagcctccctcccccctcttcaaACCTGCCTGGCAGAAGGACTGTCGTCGCCTCCCTGGACAGGATGGAAAAGCATACTTGGACTTTGCCTCTGTCAGTTTGGAAGACCAGGGGAATTACACCTGCGTGCACCAGGGCAACAGCTCGGCCTCGTTTACCCAGCGCCTCCTCGTTAAAG AGTCCTCGTGCACCAAAGCTCCAGTGTTCAAACCAAATGGGAACGTGACCACGTACCTGGGGCATGTGGGCTCCGAGGTCACACTCAACTGTACTGCGCTCTTGTACGTGGAGCCGGGAGAGGAGCAATGTGACACCACGCTgcagtggaggagagagagccgGCCCCTCGGCAACCACACGCTTTACATGCAGAACACCACGTCCTG GTCTCCTGTTGTTGGTCAGCTGATGGTGAACAGTCTTCTGACCATCAGCCTCACTGAGCACGACGATGTGGGGACGTACAGCTGCACCGTCAGGAACAGTTCTCTCCAGTTCCACGTGCGCAGCATTAGTACCG GCGGTCCCAGCCACACCGCGGCGGTCGTCGCagccatcctcctcctcctcttcctgggtGTTGCTGCTGTCGTGTTCTCCAGGTGCCACCTGAATATCAAACTCTGGTACAGGAACTCTTACGGGGACTACGAGCTCAACG ATGGGAAACTGTACGATGCCTACATCTCCTACGTGAACAACGACCACGACAGGAAGTTTGTCAACTTTATCCTCAAACCTTACTTGGAGACTAAGAATGCTTACAAGGTGCATCTGAATGACAACGATGTATTGCCTGGAGGAG AACCTTCCGCTGAGCTGCTGATGAACATGAGTCGCTCCCGGCGTCTTATCGTCTTGCTCTCGTATGCGTATCTGGAGCAGGAGTGGTGCTACGCTAACTTCAG GCAGGGCCTCCTGCGCCTGCTGGAGCTGTGTCAGCATCCCGCTATCGTCATCGTGCTGGAGGGTCAGTCCAAACGCATGAGGCCCGACATCAAGCAGCTGATTGGCGAGCACCACCACCGGCTGACTGTGCTCACGTGGAGGCACAACTCCGTG ATTCCTTCTTCTGTCTTCTGGAAGGAGCTAGCTTTAGCCATGCCTCGCAGGGTGGTCTACCGCAGTCAGTCTGCGGGTGACCCTCAGACCATGCTGCAAGACGACAAGGACCCGATGCTGACCCTCAACCCCGATTACCTGGACTGTCATTCAGACACTGACCCCGCAGGAGATCTGG GGCTACACCTCCCCGTGTATAAAGCTCTGGCCTGTAAAGCCCCCGTGCTCCCGGCTGTTCCCACCACTGCGACCGAGCCCAAACCCTCTGACATCGACGTGTCGGACCTGGGCTCTCGCAATTACGCAACCCGCTCGGACTTCTACTGTCTGGTCTCCGAAGCAGACATCTGA